CCCGCAAATCTAGAAATTGATTCTACGTAAATGCTGTCTGTATAATTTCTGTTTTTTATTCTAAAAAATTATTAGGAGGCATTTATGTGTGAAGAAATAAAAACAATAGGCGCTTATCAAACTTATGCGGCGCGGATCACCGGCGGTACGGCGGCTGCCGCAAGCACGCAGGCCAGAGTCACCGGACGTTACGCGGAGTTGTTCGGTAAATATGCTCTACGCACACCCAATGGAATTTTTATTAAAGACCCATCGCAGAATAATCAGATCGTTTCTGAAGGTCAGGCTTACTGGCAGGCGCTTTCCGCCGATCTGGCGAGGATCAATCCGGCGCAAGCCAGAACCTATCAGGATAATTTTGACGGCCTGCTCAAAGGCACCCAGCATATGATCAAGCTGGCTAAAGACTCCGGCAATCGCGGCGAATTTCCCGCCTGGAAAGTCAAAGCGACTGGCTCGTCGGTAACGCTGGATAGAGACTCTTACGGCCCGACCGCCAACTCCGCCGCGGATGCCGATCTGGACATAGTCCGTTCGCTGATCTACGCGCAGGATTTAGTCGAGCGCGGGGTCTGGACGGATCGCGGCTACGCCAAACTGCTGGATACTTTATTGCCCGCGGCGCAAAATTTATTCCGTGACCAAGGCGGCATCCGCGTGTTGCGTCCTTCGGAAGACTGGGACGGTTTTCATTTTACGGATTATCTCGATCCTGCCGCTTACAAAGAAATAGCGCAATATCTGACCAAGCGCGGACAAACCAGCGCCGCCGCTTTCTGGGAAAAGGCCGCCGTCGACAGCATGAAACTTTACGCGGAAGCCTTGAACGACACCGGAACTTTTCCGGCCAACATCAATATTAAAGTTCACTCGGCCAGTGATATTGCGGTGAGCGCCGCCAATAATACCAATATGTCGTATGACGGGATTCGCGCGCCCTGGCGTATCGCCAGATATATCATTATGTTCGCGGAAAATAACGCGGAAGCGCAGGCCGCCAAAAATGCTCTGGCGCTCGGCAGCCGCAACCGCTTCAGCCACACCTACGGCCGTGAAATGGACGCGGCTATGTATTTGCCATTGAGCATCGCACTTGGCGATACCGCCAGTTCTGATCTGTCCGGCAGGATTTTTAACGGCAGTATTGACTCGAACAAATATTTTGAAAATACTCTGGAGCTGCTGGGTTTGGTAGACGCGGTGTTTCCGCATCAGGTGGATATTAACGCGTCGGCTGCGTCTTCTGCTCCCGCTCCGGCAGCTCCAACGCCCGTGTCTCCTGTCAGACAGCCAGCGCAGGCAGCGGGCAGAGCTCCGGTCAATCTGCCTTCGAGCATCAGCAGCGGCTGGAGCAAAAATGTCACCTATAAAGTAACCAGCCCGAATATTTTATCCGTGCAGGGTAAACAACACGATGACAATGACCTTATAGGATTGGCACGTAATGTGCCACTCAACGGCGCGCAGAATTTACAGGTCAAAGTACGCTCTATCAGCGGAAATTTTCACTGGGGTATTGTGTTCGGTCTTTCTCTCGATGGGAAATGGGCTGAACCGGAAGAAACAAGTATTAATAGAGACGGGTTTGTAAATGGTAATTTGCGCGCAGGAGACATTCTGACTTTTCCGCTGAAAGGCTCCAGTCTGAATTCTGTGGAAATGAAACTCTACAGCGGTGCTAATTTTGAACTGGAATTTTGGCTGGAGTAATCCGAGCCGGGCATAGTCGAGACGCGGACTGACGGAACGTCCGCGTCTTTTACAAGAGTTTTTTCAACGCCGTTTTTACAGATTGATAGATAGATTTTTGTTCCCGCACGGCATTCTGGATCGTCCGCGTAAAATACGAACCGATCACCACCGCGTGCACCAGCGGCGCGAGAGCTTTCACCTGCGCGGCGCTGGTTATGCCGAAGCCGCCGTACACCTCGTGGTTTTCAGCCAGTCTGGCTAAAAACTTTTTGACATCCGCGGAAATTCTGGTTTCCGCGCCGGTCGTACCGCCGCGCAGCGAGATGTAGAGTTTGCGGCACGGCTCCAATAAACGCAGCCTGTGCTCCGGCATACCGACTACGCCGACCGGCACCGGCGCGATATTATTCTGCCGCGCCAGTTTGTAAAAATTTTCCTCATCTTCTATCGGCAAATCCGGCACGAGCAAGCCTTCCACGCCGGCTTTTTTCAGATCAACAACATATTTTTTTATGCCATAGCGGTACGGAATATTCGCGTAAGTCATAATAAATATTCTTTGAAATCCGGCGCGCCGCGCGGCGCGGATGTATTGAAAAATATCTTTAACTTTGAAACCGCCGCGCAGCGCGGCTTCGCTGGCCAGCGTGATCGCCGGCCCGTCCGCTGTCGGATCGGAAAAAGGGATCTGTATCTCCAGTATTTCCGCGCCGCCGTCCCGCAAAGCCCGCGCCGCCTCCGCAAAACCAGCCAGCGAGGGAAAACCCGCAACCAAATGCACCATCAAACGCATAAACGCCTCGTTTCTTGCCGCAAAAATTCTGTCCATTCTTTTTTGGACAATTCCGCTGCCGTAATAAAAATATCTTTATCCCCGCGGCCGGACATATTGATGACGGCAATTTTATTTTTGGGCAAACGCGGTATTATTTTCAGCGCGGCGGCGGCGGCGTGCGCCGATTCCAGCGCGAATAATAAACCCTCTGTCCGCGCCAGATATTGATAGGCTTGCAATGCTTCTTTATCGCTGGCTGTGGTAAATTCCACCCGGCCGGCCTCAGCCAGCGCGGCCAATTCAGGCCCGATGCCGGTGTAGTCCAATCCCGCGGAGACAGAATGAGTGGCTTCGACCTGCCCGTCAGCCGTCTGCACAAAACGCGATTTATAACCCTCGATAATTCCGATCGGACTCCGCGAGCAGATGCGCGAAGCATGCTGGCCGGCTTTTCGGCCGAGGCCGCCGGCTTCGACCGCGAGCAGCCGCACTTTTTTAGCGCTGACAAACGGCGCAAACATGCCGATCGAATTAGAACCACCGCCGCAGCAGGCGATTAAAAGATCCGGCAGTTTTTTTTCTCTTTGCCATAACTGCTGTTTTACTTCGCGGCCAATGATGCTCTGAAAAAACTTCACTATGTCCGGATACGGATACGGCCCCAGCGCCGAGCCGATCAAATAATGCGTGTCCGCGGCGCGCGCCGACCAGTTTTTGAGACAGGCGTTGACCGCGTCTTTGAGCGTGCGCGTGCCTTCATTGACGATATGCACCCGCGCGCCGTACTGTTTCATCAAAAAAACATTGGGCTGCTGGCGCGCCGCATCGACCGCGCCCATGAAAACCTCGCAGCGCAGCCCTAGCCGCGCGCAGGCCGCGGCCGCGGCCACACCGTGCTGTCCGGCGCCGGTCTCGGCAATGACATGTTTTTTGCCCATTTTTTTGACCAGCAGCGCCTGCCCCAGCGCATTGTTGATCTTGTGCGCGCCGGTGTTGGCCAGACCTTCCAGCTTGATGTAAGTTTTCGCGCCTTTCAACGCGCGCGTGAGATTTTCAGCATACAGGAGCGGCGTCGGCCGGCCGGCGTAATTGGCCAGCAGATCCGTATACTCCGCCAAAAAATTTTTGTCCTGTTTGTATTTGGCAAAAGCCGCGGCCAATTCGTCCAGAGCCGGACGCAAAACTTCGCCGACATACTGGCCGCCATATTGACCGAAATATTTAGGCACGCGCCACCTCTTTTAAGAACAATTTTATTTTCCGCGCGTCTTTCTGTCCAACGCTTTTTTCCACTCCAGAACTGACATCGACCAAACCCGGCCGAATTTTTCGGATCAGGCCGCGCACATTTTGCGGCGTCAGACCGCCAGCCAGCCATTGGCCGTGAATATTCTGATATTCTTTGGCTGGAATTTTCCGGCCTTTTTGCACAGACTTGGTTTTCGGCGCGTCGTACAAAGTAACCGGCGGAGCTTTTCTGCTGGTGTCCGTGCTGACGAGATACGCGTTGCCGGCCAAGCTGTAAACATCCGCCTCATTATATGTCTGCGCGACGTCAAGCAGACCAGCTTTTAACAATTTTTTTATCTGCGGCGTGACTTTCTTAACAACTACCGCTTTAAGCGTTTTGATATTCTTTACTTCACGCAGCAGCTTCTCGTTCGCACAGCGCGGCGACTCCGGCACAAAAACAAAACCAGCAACATCCGCACCGGCCTGCACCGCCGTTTCCACATCGGCTTTGTTCGTCAGACCGCATATTTTGACGCAAACACTTTTCTTTCGGGCGTATAGTTTAGTGAAAAAATTCGGCTTCTGCTTAGCGCCGCACCGGAGAGCGTTCACGAAATTCTGGACAGTCTGCGTTCTTTTGGCCGCCCTAACCGCCGCTTCGCCGATCAGCGCGGCGCGAAATCCCGCATTACCGATAATTTCCAGCAAATAGTCCTTAGCCACGCCGGATTCGTACACCGCTGGAATATTTTTCGGAAGATAGGCTTTTAAACGTAGCGGCTGGTCAGGCTGGATCTGAAAAGTTTTTAAATCGCGGGAGTTAAGGCCAACAGCGTCTGGCGGATTTTTCAGCCGCAAAATCCTTTGTAAAGACCGCAGGCTGTATGCTTCAGCCAAAACCTGCAGTTTGTATTTATGCGCTTCGTCGATCAGCTCCTGCAAAAGCCTGCCGGATAAAATCTCCGCGATCAGCAGCACCGCGTCCGCCCCAGCTTGATAGGCCTGCGCAATATCTGCGCGGCAAAACAAAAAATCCTTACGCAAAAAAGCACAGCGCGGATATTTTTGCTTAAGCTCGTACAAGTCCTGTAAGGAACCGCTAAAATAATTCCGCTCGGTCAGCACGGAAAAATTGCGGACGCCGGCAGCGTAATAATCCCGCGCCAGCTCCTCCTGCGAACAAACGCTGATCTTTTTCCGTGTCGGCGAAGAACGCTTGAACTCCGCGATGACAAAAGGTCTCTGGCCAAAAAAAGACACCAGCGGAACGGCGCGCGGCGGGAAAGCACAAAGCTGAAAACTGCGGCGCCGCGCGGCGACTATTTTATCCAGAATACTCATTAGAACAACCGGTCAACACAGCCGGCCAATTTAAGCTCTTTAAGATCGCGCAGTGTTCTGGCATAACCATCCGGAATAGTTTTTGCTTTGCTAAACAAATACAGTGCGGCGCCGGCATTCAGAGCTACGGCCGCGGCCAGCGCTTTATCCTTACGTGTCTTGACGCCGCCTTGAATGATGCGCAAAAACATTTCCGCATTTTGCCTGGCCGTGCCGCCGCGCAAATCTGCGCTCTTAAAACCGCGAATACCGAAATCCTGGGGGTCAAGTTTGTACGCCTTAATTTTTCCGGCGGCGGTCAGCTCGCGGACATGTGTTTTGCCGCAAATACTGATCTCATCAATGCCGGATTCCGCATGCACGACCAAAGCGCGCTGGAGTCCCAATTTTTTCAAAGTCTGGATAAACAAATCCAGCAGGGACGGATCGTAAACACCGATCATTTGGTAACCGACCTGCAGAGGATTGATCAGCGGCCCCAGCAGATTAAACACCGTGCGAAATTTGACTTCCTGCCGTACACGGCCGACATACTTCATCGCGGGGTGATACAGCGGCGCAAAGAAAAAGGCAAAATTATTTTTACGCAGGCTCTTTAAATTGGCTGGCAGATCGCCGTCGGTCTTGACCTGCAAAGCCTGCAGAAAATCAAAACTGCCCGAGGACGAAGTAAAGGCGCGGTTGCCGTGCTTGGCAACCGGCACGCCATAATGCGCGCAGACCAGCGCCGCCGCGCTGGAGATATTAAAAGTATGCTGCCCGTCTCCGCCGGTGCCAACAATGTCCAGCGCGCCGGGCATTTTTTGTCTGCTGGTCATTTTCTGGCGCATCGCCAGCGCAAAGCCGGATAGCTCCTCGGGCGAAATGCCTTTGACCGCGTAGCTGCCCAGAAAAGCGCCCAGCTGGCTGTCTGTCAATTCGCCGTCGGTTATTTCGTCCATGATCGTGGCTGCTTCTTTTTGCGTCAAATTTTCGCCGAGAGACAGCCTGCGCAACAGCGTCAATTTTTGCGAGCCGGCGCGTTTGTATTTGAGGAAATTTTCCAGCAGTTTTAAGCCCTGCGCCGCGCTGAACGATTCAGGGTGAAATTGCACACCCTCGATTTGGTATTTTCTATGGCGCACGGCCATGATCGCCTGATCGCGCGCCGCGAAAGCCGTGGCTTCCAGACAGTCCGGCATCCTGGCCGGATCGGCGGCCAGCGAATGATAACGCACCACCGTCAGACCCTGCTGGAGATTGCGGAACACACCACCCTCATCGTGCTGGATAGTGTCAGTCTTGCCATGAATAATTTGCTTTGCGCCAATGATCGCGCCGCCGAAAGCCGCGACTATCGCTTGATGTCCCAGACAGACGCCAAGTATTGGAATTTTTCCGGCAAAATGCCGCACCGCTTTGACGCTGATGCCAGCCTGCGACGGATCGCCGGGTCCGGGCGAGATTACAATATGCGTTGGTTTTAATTTTTCAATCTCGGGGAGAGTGATTTTATCATTGCGCACGGTCTTGACCGTCTGCCTCAGCATCTGAAAACATTGTGTCAGATTATAAGTAAACGAGTCGTAGTTATCGATCAGCAAAATCATAAACTCACTCCCAGAGCGCGGATCGTCGCGCGGGCTTTGTTCAAAGTCTCAGTGTATTCTTTTTCCGGCACAGAATCATAAACGATGCCCGCGCCCGACTGCGCGATAAATTTTTGGCCTTGGTGCAGCACAGAGCGGATCGTGATGCAGGAATCAAAACTGCCGTTCACATCAAAATAACCGATCAGTCCGGCGTAAGCGCCGCGTTTGACCGGCTCCTGTTCCGCGACCAGCTCAATCGCTTTGATTTTGGGCGCGCCGGACACTGTGCCGGCCGGGAACACGCTGCGGATAATTTCCGCGATACCGGCCTCCGGCCGTTTTTGGGCGCGCACTTCCGAAACGATGTGCATCACGTAAGCGTAACGCTCGATAAAAAACGACCGCGTTACTTTAACTGTGCCCGGCACAGCAACGCGTCCCGCGTCATTGCGCGCAAGGTCAATCAACATCAAATGCTCGGCGCGCTCTTTTTCATCAGCCAGCAGTTCTTTTTCCAGCGCGGCATCCTCACTGGGCGTTTTGCCGCGCGGCCGCGTTCCCGCAATCGGCTTGATCGTCAGCGCATCTCCCGACAATTGCACCATGATCTCCGGCGACGCTCCGAACAATTGAAAATCCGCAAAGTCAAAATAAAAAAGGTACGGCGAAGGATTTTCGCGGCGCAGACGGCAGTAGGCTTCAAAAGGCGGCAGCGGAGAATCAACTATCAACTGCTGGGACAGCACGCCCTGAATCAAATCGCCGCGAACGATCGCTTTTTTAATTTCCGCCACGCCGCGCAGATACACAGCTTTATTGGCGTGCAGGTCGGCTTGCGCGGGATAGACAGTCTGGTCTGGAGCGTAGGCGCGGTAATCATTGTCCTGAAGAATTGCCAGAAACGCGGCGATTTTGTTTTCCAAAGTCGTTCTGTCGGCGCCGATTGCGACAACATGCAGGTCGTCACGGTAATGGTCAAAAACGATAAAAGCCGAACCGAAAAGAAAACAGGCTTCCGGCGCTTCAATAGACGCTGGTTTTTCCGCAA
The DNA window shown above is from Candidatus Margulisiibacteriota bacterium and carries:
- the trpA gene encoding tryptophan synthase subunit alpha; the protein is MDRIFAARNEAFMRLMVHLVAGFPSLAGFAEAARALRDGGAEILEIQIPFSDPTADGPAITLASEAALRGGFKVKDIFQYIRAARRAGFQRIFIMTYANIPYRYGIKKYVVDLKKAGVEGLLVPDLPIEDEENFYKLARQNNIAPVPVGVVGMPEHRLRLLEPCRKLYISLRGGTTGAETRISADVKKFLARLAENHEVYGGFGITSAAQVKALAPLVHAVVIGSYFTRTIQNAVREQKSIYQSVKTALKKLL
- the trpB gene encoding tryptophan synthase subunit beta gives rise to the protein MPKYFGQYGGQYVGEVLRPALDELAAAFAKYKQDKNFLAEYTDLLANYAGRPTPLLYAENLTRALKGAKTYIKLEGLANTGAHKINNALGQALLVKKMGKKHVIAETGAGQHGVAAAAACARLGLRCEVFMGAVDAARQQPNVFLMKQYGARVHIVNEGTRTLKDAVNACLKNWSARAADTHYLIGSALGPYPYPDIVKFFQSIIGREVKQQLWQREKKLPDLLIACCGGGSNSIGMFAPFVSAKKVRLLAVEAGGLGRKAGQHASRICSRSPIGIIEGYKSRFVQTADGQVEATHSVSAGLDYTGIGPELAALAEAGRVEFTTASDKEALQAYQYLARTEGLLFALESAHAAAAALKIIPRLPKNKIAVINMSGRGDKDIFITAAELSKKEWTEFLRQETRRLCV
- the trpD gene encoding anthranilate phosphoribosyltransferase — translated: MILLIDNYDSFTYNLTQCFQMLRQTVKTVRNDKITLPEIEKLKPTHIVISPGPGDPSQAGISVKAVRHFAGKIPILGVCLGHQAIVAAFGGAIIGAKQIIHGKTDTIQHDEGGVFRNLQQGLTVVRYHSLAADPARMPDCLEATAFAARDQAIMAVRHRKYQIEGVQFHPESFSAAQGLKLLENFLKYKRAGSQKLTLLRRLSLGENLTQKEAATIMDEITDGELTDSQLGAFLGSYAVKGISPEELSGFALAMRQKMTSRQKMPGALDIVGTGGDGQHTFNISSAAALVCAHYGVPVAKHGNRAFTSSSGSFDFLQALQVKTDGDLPANLKSLRKNNFAFFFAPLYHPAMKYVGRVRQEVKFRTVFNLLGPLINPLQVGYQMIGVYDPSLLDLFIQTLKKLGLQRALVVHAESGIDEISICGKTHVRELTAAGKIKAYKLDPQDFGIRGFKSADLRGGTARQNAEMFLRIIQGGVKTRKDKALAAAVALNAGAALYLFSKAKTIPDGYARTLRDLKELKLAGCVDRLF
- a CDS encoding chorismate-binding protein; this encodes MKELMQCVYKTISADSCTPVIVFKKLHGIALLESAVLEGASRYSFILLEARSRLSLTKAGVMETVGGQNRLLDADPYKFLDIVAAKGEEITVAELPFPLPARGVGYLSYEFCRFCDTIKIAEKPASIEAPEACFLFGSAFIVFDHYRDDLHVVAIGADRTTLENKIAAFLAILQDNDYRAYAPDQTVYPAQADLHANKAVYLRGVAEIKKAIVRGDLIQGVLSQQLIVDSPLPPFEAYCRLRRENPSPYLFYFDFADFQLFGASPEIMVQLSGDALTIKPIAGTRPRGKTPSEDAALEKELLADEKERAEHLMLIDLARNDAGRVAVPGTVKVTRSFFIERYAYVMHIVSEVRAQKRPEAGIAEIIRSVFPAGTVSGAPKIKAIELVAEQEPVKRGAYAGLIGYFDVNGSFDSCITIRSVLHQGQKFIAQSGAGIVYDSVPEKEYTETLNKARATIRALGVSL